Proteins co-encoded in one Brassica oleracea var. oleracea cultivar TO1000 chromosome C4, BOL, whole genome shotgun sequence genomic window:
- the LOC106341105 gene encoding VQ motif-containing protein 18-like, with translation MEVTQYHQSFNEGSSYRVSMNKNSQVISKIKPKIRIIHIFAPEVIKTDVKNFRSLVQSLTGKPTAGEVKTDKKRANPRVSTSQEPVCSDHQPANRLTGFTGLLANGGNHQVKEEWGSGDHKRTSNTNTYFDLEGLIQDVGEDYFSSFPVRSSSSSQVEGFIFNNNHNTNNNFDAKGHNSS, from the coding sequence ATGGAGGTTACTCAATATCATCAAAGTTTTAATGAAGGTTCGAGTTATAGGGTTTCCATGAACAAGAACTCACAAGTAATATCCAAGATCAAGCCCAAGATTCGCATCATCCACATATTCGCTCCTGAGGTCATCAAGACTGACGTCAAGAATTTTCGTTCACTCGTCCAAAGTCTAACCGGAAAACCCACAGCCGGAGAAGTTAAAACCGATAAAAAGAGAGCCAACCCGAGAGTTTCGACGTCTCAAGAACCGGTTTGCAGCGATCATCAGCCGGCTAATCGGCTAACGGGTTTCACAGGTTTATTAGCAAACGGAGGAAACCATCAGGTGAAAGAAGAATGGGGATCTGGTGATCATAAGCGTACGTCCAACACAAACACTTACTTTGACCTAGAAGGTTTGATTCAAGATGTAGGAGAAGATTACTTCTCTTCGTTTCCCGTGAGATCATCTTCTTCTTCACAAGTGGAAGGTTTCATCTTCAACAACAACCACAACACCAACAACAACTTCGATGCAAAGGGTCATAATTCGTCATAA